The Methanosarcina acetivorans C2A genome includes the window ACGTGCTTGTAGAAAAACCTATTGCAGACAGTGTGGAAAATGCAACTGCAATGATCGAATCCGCGGAAGAAATGGACAGGCACCTTATGGTCGGGCATATCGAGAGATTTAACCCTGCGGTTCTGAAATTAAAAGAAATCATTGATTCGGGAACTCTAGGGAAAGTCGTCTCCGTTTCAACCAGAAGAGTCGGTCCTTACAATCCCAGGATAAGAGATGTGGGAGTAATCCTGGATATTGGGGTTCACGACATAGATATAATCTCTTGCATCTATGGAATGAAGATTAACCAGGTATACGCCGTAGCAGGCTCGGATATTCACTCTTTTGAAGACCATGCGACAATTCACCTTCGCCTTAACCATGAATACTCGGGGCTTGTGGAAACAAACTGGCTTACTCCTCACAAAATTCGGAAGCTTACAGCTGTTGGCCTGAAGGGGGTTGCATATCTGGATTACCTTGATCAAAGTGTGGAGCTCCACAACGATGGATGGGTCCAGAAAGCCAGGGTAGAAAAAGCCGAACCTCTGCAAAAAGAACTCTCCCATTTTATCTGCTGCGCAAGGGATGGAACCTGCCCGATGCCCTCAGGGGAAGAGGGGAAGCATGCCCTGGAAGTGGCACTGGCTGCAATCCAGTCATACCAGGAAGAAAAAATGATTGAAATCTGAAGCTGCAGCCAGGTAAAATTCATAAGGATCCAATCAATGAATTCGCCTCTTTTGCAGGGAAGATGCATGTAAATATGCAGGTGAACAGGAAGTAAAGATTTTACCTTCAGCGCTGAGGAACCCGAAGGAGAACTTAACCGCATTTAGGATGGAATATGTTTCATCGGGAAACTATATAATCCTAAAGAAAGTTATTATGTTGTGGGTCGTATGGAAACCATAAAAGTTTTTAAAGATAGGCTTACCGGAAACCTGGACACGATTCTCAGTGCAATGGGATTCAGCTTAGGCGTGTTCATTGTTTCATTATATTACCTGATTAATTTAAACCAGAAGGACATCGGAACTGCCGTGCTTTCTGCCTGCTTAATCTATTTTTTATTCAGAAAAAAATTCAAGAGTGAGGCTCCCGTTTCCTCAGAAAAAGACAGGTTAAAAAATAGACTCAACCTTTCCTTTTATCTCGTGTTTCTGATAAGTGTGCTCGTATACAGCATGAACCTGTATTACAGACCGATATCGTATTTTATACTGATATGCACACTTGCAGCAATCATAGCTTCGGAAATCCTTTATGTAAGAAAAGGAGACAAGGTAGCTCCGATACTGCTGCAGATATTCCTTCTTTCAATCCTTATAAGAGCCGGAATTTATTATAATTTCCCGAGCCTCATGGGTTATGACGCTTATTTCCATGCAGGCATGGCAAAACTGATTACTGAGACAGGAGCTGTTCCTCCGATTGAGGTCAGCAGCAAATATTTCTATTACCCACTTGCCCACATTTTTGTCTCTATAACCCAGTTGATGGGTGGGCTAGACATCAAGGACAGCTTCTTTTATTCTATAGGATTTGCCGATATTTTCAGCACGGCGGGGATTTACCTTATAGGAAAGAAACTCGAAGGCCCTCAGATGGGCTTGCTTGCAGCCTTATTAATAAATTTAAATAATCACAATATCGTTAGCGGGATTACAAATATAACCCCGGGTTCCCTGGTTCTCTGCTATTTCATAATTATCCTCTATGCAATCTTTAGTGAAAAGCCGGGCTTGACGCAGACAGGAATTCTACTCATGGCTACGGTTCTGATAGTACTGACCCACCAGTTAACGACTTTTGTGGTTCTTCTGGCAATAATTTCGATTATAGTGGGAAAATTCCTGCACAACCACCTTTATGAGAGTTTACCCACTTCAACGTTCAGTTTTAATTACATCCTCTTTTTTGTTATTTGTCTGCAAACCTACTGGATGTTTACATATGTCACTCCAGGGACCTCTTTTTTTGAGATGATCTTCAGACCTCTTATAGATGTACTTCAGGCCGGATCCAGTTACTCAAGCGATGAGCTTATAATGGGGACTGCAACCAATCAAAACTCAATGGAAACACTAATACTTCACATAAGTTACCTTGCCCTTCCTTTCTTTGCAATAGGAGGAGTCTTGACTTGGTTTTCCCGCAGGGACGCCGAAAAAATCGATAAGTTTTCAATTGCTCTGGTTGTTGTAATTCTGTATAGCTTTGCTTACGGGATTCCTTTACTGGGTATGAGAAATTTCCTTACAAGCAGGTGGTTCCCGCTAATAGCAGTGTTTCTGGTACTTGTAGCTGCCTCATATATGTTAAAGCTGGTAAGCCTGTTTAACTCCAAAAAGGCAAAAATTTCTGCAATTTTCATAATAATGTTGTTCTTCTCATTCGTAATGGTCACTACGCCGGGAATTAATAAAGACAACCCTCTTGTAGGAAAAGAAACAACTGTAAGGAACCAGTTTAAGAACATTGAAATCCAGCCTGTGAAAACACTATCTGCAGTGTATTCAGGAAACATTCTGATGGATGCCCCCTATGACAGCTGTCTTTTTTATCGAGACCCGGGATACAATGTGGATAACGCAACATACTTCAATACGAACCAGGTAGAGTCGGGAGAGATCAGCGGCGAGCATCTGGTACTGCTAAGAAGAGCAACCCTTCGGGAACCAATATCCATAAATGTTCCGGATAGATACGGGGTAAACATTATCAAGCCGTTGCCAGCAGAGTTCTTCAACAGCTTCGATGCTCCGGAGTATGCACTGGTGTATGACAATTCAGAGGTGCTGGCTTACCTTAAAGAAAGTAAAGAAGTCAAAAAATAAAGATTCATTGGAAACTATTATATAAGTCGCCGGTGTGGAAAACCCCATCTACGACAAAAAACAGGATTAATGTATTTCAAAGTTGGAAACCCCATGTCGAACTTCATCACGAACGTACTAAAACTTGTTTCCGGAAGTGTTACTGCACAGCTCCTAGGTATAATTCTAATACCTGTAATCACAAGAATTTATAATCCAGATGATTTTGGAATTTTTCAGCTTTTTATAGCAATCTCAGGCGTACTTGTGATTGTTTCTACTTTTTCGTACCAGCTTGCAATTATGCTGCCAAAGACAGAAGAGGATGCTGCAAATGTCACTGCCCTGTGTACCTTACTGGTAACTCTTATGACTTTAATCACAGGCATAGTGACTTTGCTCATTCCAGATAATATTGACAATATTTTCAAGACCCCTGGGATTTCAAAATACCTTCCTCTTCTTCCGTTAATAATATTCCTTAATGGGATGTTTTTTGTGCAAAATTACTGGCTTTCAAGAAAAACCCGTTTCGGAGTCATTGCAGGATCCAGAGTTTCGAACACCTTAACGTCAAAGTTATTTCAAATAGGATTTGCGAAATTGATTATTACCCCATTGGGTCTGATTGGCGGATTCATTGCAGGGTATGCATTTGCAGACCTTATCATGCTTAAGGGCATAAAAAAAGATATTAAGGTTTTCAAACAGGTTTCAATTAAAAGAATGAAAGAGATGGCCATCCAGTACAAAAAATTTCCGTTATTCAGCTCCTGGTCATCGATCGCAAACACTATTTCTCCGCAGGTCCCTTCTTTTTTACTTGCATACTTTTACACTACATCAGTTGTGGGACATTTTTCACTTGCAAATCAGGTTGTAAACCTGCCAATGGGAATTGTCGGCACCGCTATAGGCCAGGTCTTTTTCCAGAAAGTAAGTGAGGTTAAGAACGGGAATGTGGAAGGAGACATGAAGACTATAGTTGAGGAGGTTTACAAAAAGCTGATTTCAATAGGACTCTTCCCTATGATACTCCTGATGATCCTCGGAGAGCAGATTTTCGTTTTTGCTTTTGGAGAAAACTGGGGTATTTCAGGAACATATGTAAGAATCCTTGTGCCCTGGATCTTTCTGGTTTTTCTTTCTTCTCCGATCTCAACTCTCTATAACATATATGAAAAACAGAAAGTATGGCTCACCTTCAGTATAGTTCTCCTTGCTTCAAGGATAATATCCCTGGTTATCGGGGGAACTTACGGAGACCCCGAGTTTGCCCTTGCCCTTTACAGTTTTACAGGAATTGTGTTCTGGCTCTGGAACAATGCATACCTGCTAGGGCTTGCAGGAATTAGCAAGAAAGAAAGCGCAGGAATTCTTATAAAATATTCTACAATAGGCGTCATCGTTTCGATCCCGCTAATTCTGATAGAATTGATTTCTACAAACTTTTACCTGATAATATTTGCAGCCGTGATCATGACGGTCATCTATTATGCAATAACCCTCCACGAGGATCCCATGTTCAGAAAAATGTTCTCAACTTTACTTGTAAACGTAAGAAATCGGAACTGAGAAGGAAAATTAAATCTTCTTCTCAGGAAACAGAATTTTTTAGAATTTAACCGCCTTAAAGACCCTTTTCATACCTTTGAGAAAAAACTGAGGAAAACGAAATAGAAAAGAAAAGAAAAAACTGAAATAACAAGATCCACGAAGGTCCCAAGAATTTTATGTGTATCCTGCATGCGTGCTAGCTTTAGAGCTGGAGCCTTCTTTTATAAAGGGGCCCGCAATAGCCAGTCATTTTACAGGTTGAAGACCCTATTTTCAGCATACCTTTAAAGTTCTTAATGAAAAAGGGGCATCCGCCCACAAGTTCACCGTTTATGGAACAACCATAAATCTTAAAGTCTCTGGAAAGGGTGTCCCTGCAGATTCCCAGCCAGTCACTTGCGTGAAAGATCATACCGGGTTGAGCTTTTTCCACAAGCAGATCCCAGTCTTTGGATTCAGAAGGTAATAATTCTCTGACTTCAATTTCGGACATTTTAAACCCCTGTAATAGACAATAATGTGTTTATAATCAATTAAAATAAGAAGTAGATTTTTGGGTATTCAGTCCCTGAGTCCTGATTTGCAGACTCCGTCTACCTGTTTTGCAACACTGTACCAGCTGTGATTTTCAGTAACATAACTTAAACCTTTTAAGCCTATATTTTCCCTTGATTCTCGATTTTCAAGTAGCTTTGAGATGGCTTCCGCAAGAGCTTCCGGGTTTTCCGGAGGGACGGGAATCCCGCCTCTCGAAGCCTCAAGTACATCGGCAACCCCGCTGATCGCACTTGCAACAACTGGCTTTCCGCAAGCCATATACTCATATAATTTCAGAGGGGAAAGCCCTATTTTTGCATTCCTTGCCAGGATAAAGGGCGCAGCACAAATATCACTTGCATTGATATACACAGGTACCCGGTCATAGGCAACCACACCTGTGAAAACTAACCTGTCTGCAAACCCGAGGTCTCTTGAGAGGGAGAGCAGTTCATCCTTCATAACCCCATCGCCGACAATAAGAAAACGGCATTCCGGGTATCTGGCAAGTATTGAAGGAACCGCCTTTACCAGATATTCGACTCCCTGCCAGGGAGCAAGATTTCCCACGAAACAGACATAAGGAGTTTCCGGGTCAAGCCCAAGCTCTTTTCTGCATGCAGCCTGTCCAAGAGGTTTGAAGAGAGAGGTATTTGCTCCGTTAGGAACCACAGTTATTTTTTCTCCGGGAATGTTGTAAGCACTCTCAAGATTCGCTTTTATTCCCGGAGTCACGGCGATTATCCTATCCGAAAGTCCGAGAGCTTTGTTCAGAACCGAGATCTTTAACCTGGATTTTGCGGAAGAAAAAAACCTGGATAAATTTACCGTTTTTCCCTCCTGCAAGGCTTTCTCTTCATCACATCTGGATTTGATAAGGCTGCTCTCATCTTCCGGGATCCCGTTTAATTCATAAACCAGAGTTTTACACCTGCCTTTGCAAAAGAGCCCGGCAAGAAAACCGAAATTCGGATTTCTTGTATACAGGACATCAAAAGTTTCTGAACCGACCAGCCAGGTAGAACTCCGGAAATAATTGATTGTAAGGGTAAGCAGGCTTCCGGGACGTATATAATGGCAGTGGACGTTGTCCAGGTGAGAAAGAGTGGAACTATCCGTAGTGAAGATATGGATTTCATTATCCAGCTTTGCAAGGTTACTTACAAGCTCATGCCTGTGGATAAGGGATCCGTCAGCCAGGTAAAGTGGCCACACTATATCCAGAAAGAGCAACTTCATACTACCACCTTAATCCAATATTCCATTGAAATATCTTAGGGTGTTCATTGCTCTCCCTGCTTGGCATCTGTAGAGTTGCGGCTTAAAAACCCTGAAATCCTGGAAAATAGCAGACCCAGATTTTGTTTTCTATAATAAGCCCTTATTTCCATATCCCCGATCTTTTTCTCCCTCTTAACGGCTGAATTGAGATATCCGTATAAGTATGCAATTCCTGTGTAATATGGGGACTTGAAGGAATAATAAAACGTATTAAACAGAACCATAGGCAGATTTTTATCCATGTAATAAGCCATCCAGCCATTTTTGACATATCCCTTCCAGAGACCTTCTCCTGCGCTAGTCTTTCGTTTCTGGATTTCAACCACATCTGCATACTGTCGGAGCTGCCAGCCCCGAAGAAGAGCTTTAGTATTGGAAATGGAATCCGGGGAAGGTTCTACCTGATAACCTTCGGTTTCAAGGAAACAGGACTTTCTCCAGAGCCTTCCTGTGCCGCGAGGAAGATTTTTATCGGAGACTTCTCGGGAAAGCTTGCCGCCGACATCATAGTAAACCCCTCCGCTTGCAATCCCGAGAGAAGAATCTTTTTCAAATTCGCCTATTAATTTCCCGAAGTAGTTTTCTTCGAGTACGGTATCGGCATCAAGGAGCCCTATGTAATCATACTCAATACCATTTACCCTGCAGTATTCCAGTGCATAATCAAATCCCTGTTTGCAGACGTAGCTATAGTGAAAGGTTATGTCCCTTGGCCTTGGAGGGAGCCTTATGCTTCGAATCCAGGGGTGTCTTGCCTTCAACCCTTCAAGAATATGGGGAGTCTCGTCCGTACTCCCATCGTCCACTATGATCCAGAGTGTAGGTGTTACTTTCTGCCCTGTTACGGACCCGGAAACGTCAGGCAGGTTGTCCTCTTCATTTCTTGCAGGCGTAATCAACAGGTATTTCCTTTTAGACTCGGGATTCATTGTCCCACCACCTGTAAATCTCCTCTCCGCTTGTCATCCATGCCCCTTTTTCAGAGCAGTACTGCAGCGCATTTTCGTAGAGTTTGATCCAGTCTTTTCGGAAACTGCACCCGAAAACAAAGTTGTGCCACAGCAGGGTAATTACTCCATTGAACCTTGCTGTCGTATCTATAAGATCCTTTGTGCATCTCCAGGCTTCCTCAAAAGATCCGGAAGCCTTGAAAAGAGCAACATCCATTACAGTAAGCGGAATTTCCAGTATGTCTATCTCCCTGTCTTCGTTTAGATTATATGGTCTGAAAGGATGGCACATGCCATTCCTGAAGCCGACCGAATCACTGAATCCGAAAGTTGAATCATAGCCGAACCCTGCATCTGCAAGCAGTTCCCAGGTTTCGGGAGTTTTGAACCGGAGATAATGGTTGCGAAAACCCAGGACTTTTTTACCCAGTACGGCTTCCAGCCTTTCTTTTTCACGTTTCAGCGCTTCGGGGTCGTTGTATGAATAATAGCCCCCATGCAGGCCAGCTTCCCATCCTCTGTCGGAAATCTCTCCCAGAGAGCCTTCCAAGTCTTCAATATCATATCTGAACCTTTTTGGATCTTTTCTGCTTGCAATGAAGTAAAAAGAGGACTTTGCCCCTAAATCTTCTTCAAGATCCATGATTTCGGAAAAGTTAAGGTAAGGGGAATACTCAGCGCCCCGGAATTTCCAGAGAAACTGGGATTCCAGACCCCGGAGATCCAGATCTTTCAAGCAGCAGGCGGAGGACAGCAGGCAGTGGGAAAGAGGAGGATAAATATCATCCATATCATGAGTCAAACACACAGCAAAGGTCCTGTTTTCCGGAAATTCAACTTCCATCCCGTGATCTACCAGGAATCTGGAAACCTCAGGCTCGGAAGCGTTTTTCAGGTATTTTTCAGCGAAAAGAAAACGTCCGTGCTCATCGAGCTTTTCAGGGCAGTACTCTTCTCTTCGGGAAAAAAGATCCCAAATATTTGAGTTTTGCTTCAGTAAGTCATGCATAGCTCTCATCCGAAACCACTGGCATGGAAACCCCTGGCTTTTTGCCAGGAAGACTTTCTATGAGCTCTACCATAAATTCGGTCACGTTAATTTTGTCCCTGAGCAGGGCAGCTCTTTTGAGGCCCCAGGTCTTCTTAAGTTCGGGATCCTTGAGAAGTTCCACAGCCTTTGCAAGGGCAGCTTCTGACTCACTGTAATTGAAGAGCAAACCGTACTTTTCTTCGAGCTCCGAAAAGTTCCCCATAGTCCCTGCAAGGGAGGAAACATAGATAGACGGAGTACCAAGAATTGCGCTTTCTACAGCCATAGTTGCTCCTTCCCCCACGTATAATGTGGCATAATAAAGAAGATCATGGATTTTTTCAGAGGGGACCCTGATCCTGTACCGCTCAAATTCTTCTGCCAGTTTCCCTTCCGAAGAAATAAAAACCTTCCCGAACTTTTCGAATTCTTTAAGAAGTGACAACTTATTATCAATTCCGTGCTGGCCTACATCATGATGTGCACCCCATGAAATAAAGCGCAAGATTACAAACGGTTCACCTACCTCTACCCCGAGTTCCCGTAAAACATCAGGATTCGGGGAGAAGTAAGCGGGATGAAGATATGCCAGTTCATGATAGCCGCTATACTTGAGCTGCTTTTTTCCTGCATCTTTTTTAAAGGAGGTGGGAGTGCAGATAATATTGCAGAAAGGATAGGTCATTTTCTGGGCTATTTCTGCATGTTCGGTATCATTAAAAATTATGGATTTTTTTCCCAGTGCCCAGGCTACATGAGCAACCGGAGGAGAGAGAATGCCTATAATGAGGTCCGGGTTAAACTGGCGAGCAATTTTATAAAGTTTAGACTCTCTTACGAACCACTCTTCAAACAGGTGGACCTTACCCGACCTGACCTTGCTTAAAACTGTATGTGGGATTTTGTAGGCATCTAATAACTCTATTACAACGTCTTTATCCCTTGAGACAATCATTACCTGATGTCCTTTTTTTTCAAGATTCCAGATAGTATTTTTAAAAAAATGAACGTGAGCCGGATGCCCTATATCAACAATGACCCTCAAGATTTTCACTCCCTAAATGGTCTCACACTTTGATTCCACGAACTGAGGAAAATGGACAGTTTTCTTACTGGAGGGCAGCGGTAAAAAGGAAAGTAAGAAACTATTTAAATGCCAAACCCGGAAACCGATAAGGCGAGATATTTTCGAGAAATCAGGGAGTCTTCTACTTCACATTTACTTGATTAATCAGAGAAGCAGTCAATATACCCCGGTTTTTCTTAAATCCTTTTTCCGAACCCTATTTGCGGATTCGATGTCCCTTAAATTTCCCCTGAGCTGACAACAGGATGACGGCAACACCGACCCCCTCGGCTATGCCCAACCCCATTACAGCGCCTCCTTAAATTTAAATTTTTGAATCTGATAGGATAGCTAACAAACACTATTATGGTTAGAAGATAAATAGTTCAAAAATAAATAGTTTTGGAAACTAAGGTTCTGAACTAAAGTCTGTAAGGAACTAAAAACATAGATAATCCCGATTATTTTAGTTTCACAAACGAAAAAAATGGCATATTAACACCTCCTGAGATTTTAGAAGGGAGATCTCTTCAGGCGAATAGAAGGAAATATCTAAAAATAAAGAAATTCAAGGATTTAAGTAGATAGCCCTGTAAAAATAATTTCCAGACCTGCAAAGAGGAAAGTGGCAACAAAACATATCAACAGAGGATATATCCCCATATCAATGGAATCCATCGAAAAATGGTCTTCTTTTCTGCAAACCAGAAGCATTTCTTTCAGCCCCAGTAGAGCGATTAGTCCCAGAACCGTTATCTTGTAATATTCAGGGATTCCAAAGTCCGTATAAACAAAACAGATGCCTGAACCGGGAAAACTATTTCCCAGAGCAAACTCTTCCATACCCAGAATTAACATTGAAAGCACTACATATCTCCCAGCTTATCGATAAAGGTATTGTAAGAACATGTACTAAATTCTATCTATAGAAACTTATAAACTGTCAAACTATATAAATATTCAAACCGTCACAAAAAGGATAAGTATACGAAAGCCTGAAAGCGAGAAGCATTAAAGATCAGGAATTGTAAAGAAACACACTACCAAAAAATAAATAAGGTTTTGAAGCTATTACCTCTTCAATTCCCGAGAAAGAGGTCTAGATTATGAAAGTTTCGGTTATAGGTTCAGGATATGTGGGTTCGGTCACAGCAGCCTGTTTTGCAGAGGTAGGACACGAAGTCATCTGTGTAGATATCGACAGTAAAAAAACAGAGCAGATAAACTCAGGCATTCCTCCAATCTACGAGGAGGGGCTTGAAGAACTTTTGCAAAAGTATGCAGGAAAAAAACTCATAGCAACTACTGATTATGAATTTGCAGTCAATGAAACGGATATTTCCTTTATTTGTGTTGGAACCCCTTCGGCAGAAGACGGGAGTATAGACCTTTCAATTGTCCGGGCAGCAGCTGCAAGTATCGGTGCAGTTCTAGCAAAGAAAGAAGGCTACCATGTGGTAGTAGTAAAAAGTACAGTCGTGCCCGAAACAACAGAAAAATTTGTCCTGCCGATCCTTGAGGAAACCTCGGGGAAGAAAGCCGGAAAAGATTTCGGAGTCGCAATGAACCCGGAATTCCTTAGGGAAGGAAAAGCTGTCCATGACTTCATGCACCCTGACAAAATAGTTGTCGGGGCGATTGACCGAAGATCAGGAGACATGGTTTCCGAACTCTACAGGATCTTCGAATGCGAGATCACACATACAGGGCCGGCAACCGCAGAAATGATCAAATACGCAAATAACTCCCTGCTTGCAACCAAGATCTCCTTTGCAAATGAAATTGGGAATATCTGCAAAAATCTGGGGATCGATACCTATGAAGTAATGGAAGCTGTTGGGAAGGACTTCAGGATTTCCCCAAAGTTTTTAAATTCCGGAGCAGGTTTTGGAGGGTCATGTTTCCCGAAAGACGTAAAAGCACTCATAGGAAAAGCAAAAGCAATCGGATACTCTCCCGTGCTCCTTGAGTCCGTAATAGCTGTAAATGAAAGGCAACCCCTTCTTATGACTGAAATTCTCCAGAGGAAAATAGGAGATCTTGCAGGCAAAAAGATTGCAGTCCTTGGCCTTGCCTTCAAGAACGAAACGGATGACATAAGAGAATCCAGATCAATTCCTGTGATCGCTGAACTCCTCAGGCTTGAAGCCCGGGTTTCGGCCTATGACCCGATGGCAACCGAGAACATGAAACGTATCTTTCCTGCAGTCGAATACTTTGGTAGCGCCTCGGATGCGCTTATAGATGCAGACGCCTGCCTTGTTATGACAGAATGGGACGAGTTCAGGAATCTTGACTCCGAGTTCCAGGGCATGAAAAGAAAAATAGTTATTGATGGAAGGCGGATAGTTAAAGCGAAAAATGTGGATTATGAGGGACTCTGCTGGTGAAAATCAGCAGAAATTCCTGCCCCTCACATTTTATACATTATATTTTGCAGTAACATATTTTGCAGTAACATATTTTGCAGTAACATATTTTGCAGTAACATATTTTGCAGTAATGTATTTTGCAGTAATGTATTTTGCAGTAATGTATTTTGCAGTAATATGGTCATTAGGCCATTTTTTCTTGAATCTAAGTTAATTGAGGCTTCATTTAGTATCCGGTTCTTTTGCTTCTTTTATAACCGGATTCTGTTCCGATCTCCACTCTTACTTTTCTGCCGTGACCTTTTCAACTGCCAGGATTTCCCGCAGGTACTCAAGTACATTGTCTCTGAGGCTTTCGTTCTGAAGGGCAAAGTCGATTATAGATTTTATATATCCAAGTCGGTCTCCCGTATCGAACCTTTTTCCTTTGAACCTGCAAGCGTAGATCATCTGAGACCTGCTCAGGAGCCTGATGCCGTCCGTAAGCTGGATCTCGCTCCCCACTCCGGTTCCGGCTTTTTTAATGCAATCAAAAATTTCAGGAGTGAAAACGTAGCGCCCAATTGCCCCGATATTAGAAGGAGCCTCTTCGGGAGAGGGTTTTTCCACGATATCCTCAAGCACGTACAGGGAATCGTCAAGAGGCCTGCCCTTTATAATTCCGTAACTGTTCAGTTTTTCGTAAGGCACCTCTTCAACTGCGATGGTTGACCTTCCGTATTTTTCAAAGTTCTCGATAAGCTGGGCAGTGCAGGGTTTATCATTAACGATAATGTCGTCTCCGAGAAGCACCGCAAAAGGTTCATTTCCGATATGGTTCTCTGCCCTGAGAACTGCATCCCCAAGCCCGTTAGGCTCTTTCTGGCGGATATAGTGGATATCAACAAGAGAGGAGATGTCCCTGACCAGTTTCAACATGTCTGTCTGGTTCTTTTTCGCAAGGTGCATTTCAAGTTCAGGGGAGTCGTCGAAGTAATCTTCGATGGCTCTCTTGCCTCTTCCAGTGATAATGATTATGTCCTCGATCCCTGAGGCTATAGCCTCCTCCACGACATACTGGATGACGGGAGTGTCAATGATCGGGAGCATTTCTTTTGGCATGGACTTAGTGGCAGGCAGGAAACGGGTTCCTAAACCGGCTGCCGGAATGAGTGCTTTTTTAATAGTCACGGTTAACTCTCCGTAAAAGGAAAAATTACGTAAAAATTTATTCTTACACTGAGTTGAAATACTTTTCACCTTATCTCTTTAACTTTTCCCTTATTCCGTACAGAAATCGGGTTAAGGAAGAAAAAAGTTTCAGAACTTTCTAAATGAGTGAAAAATATTAATATTGAGAGTCAGATTATTTGAAGATCTTCATGCTTTCAGAGAACAGAATACTTGTAACAGGAGGAGCCGGGTTCATAGGGAGCAATCTGGTAGACCGCCTATTAGAAAAAGGAAACTTGGTTGTTGTTTTCGATAACCTTAGTTCCGGCAAGCTGGAATTTATAGAGCAGCACTTTGAAAATCCGGATTTTTCCCTTGTAAGAGGAGACCTTCTTGATCCTGAGGCTATCGAAAGAGCCTGTACGGATGTTGACATGGTATACCATGTAGCTGCAAATCCAGATGTCAAACTCGGAGCTTCAGATACAAAAGTCCATCTGGATCAGAATATCCTGGCAACCTACAACCTCCTCGAAGCTATGAGAAAAGGCAATGCAAAAAAAATTGCATTTACCTCGACATCCACAGTCTACGGGGAAGCAAGCGTGATG containing:
- a CDS encoding UDP-glucose dehydrogenase family protein; translation: MKVSVIGSGYVGSVTAACFAEVGHEVICVDIDSKKTEQINSGIPPIYEEGLEELLQKYAGKKLIATTDYEFAVNETDISFICVGTPSAEDGSIDLSIVRAAAASIGAVLAKKEGYHVVVVKSTVVPETTEKFVLPILEETSGKKAGKDFGVAMNPEFLREGKAVHDFMHPDKIVVGAIDRRSGDMVSELYRIFECEITHTGPATAEMIKYANNSLLATKISFANEIGNICKNLGIDTYEVMEAVGKDFRISPKFLNSGAGFGGSCFPKDVKALIGKAKAIGYSPVLLESVIAVNERQPLLMTEILQRKIGDLAGKKIAVLGLAFKNETDDIRESRSIPVIAELLRLEARVSAYDPMATENMKRIFPAVEYFGSASDALIDADACLVMTEWDEFRNLDSEFQGMKRKIVIDGRRIVKAKNVDYEGLCW
- the galU gene encoding UTP--glucose-1-phosphate uridylyltransferase GalU gives rise to the protein MTIKKALIPAAGLGTRFLPATKSMPKEMLPIIDTPVIQYVVEEAIASGIEDIIIITGRGKRAIEDYFDDSPELEMHLAKKNQTDMLKLVRDISSLVDIHYIRQKEPNGLGDAVLRAENHIGNEPFAVLLGDDIIVNDKPCTAQLIENFEKYGRSTIAVEEVPYEKLNSYGIIKGRPLDDSLYVLEDIVEKPSPEEAPSNIGAIGRYVFTPEIFDCIKKAGTGVGSEIQLTDGIRLLSRSQMIYACRFKGKRFDTGDRLGYIKSIIDFALQNESLRDNVLEYLREILAVEKVTAEK